One genomic region from Lycorma delicatula isolate Av1 chromosome 1, ASM4794821v1, whole genome shotgun sequence encodes:
- the LOC142317909 gene encoding protein FAM200C-like: MAENIEESLCNYLKTCQFSIQLESTLSTNEILLLLNVRFIKDNKICQELLLAKNLETDAKGETIYNTLKTFCDEKKILLKNIMSTATDGAPAMTGFRKGFIAYLKNKISDALAVYCVIHRQHLVVRNLSQHLHTSLQCVIRAVTKIRSKLLNDRLFSQLCLPVIQISTTCCFIQKCTGYQKVLV; this comes from the coding sequence ATGGCTGAAAATATCGAAGAATCATTATGCAATTATCTGAAGACTTGCCAATTTTCAATTCAGTTGGAGTCCACTTTATCAACTAATGAAATATTGCTGTTGTTAAATGTGAGGTTTATCAAAGATAACAAAATATGTCAAGAACTATTACTTGCTAAAAATTTAGAGACAGATGCAAAGGGAGAAACCATATATAATACACTGAAAACGTTTTGtgatgaaaagaaaattcttttgaagaatattatgtCAACTGCTACTGATGGTGCTCCAGCTATGACAGGGTTTCGCAAAGGCTTCATagcatacttaaaaaataaaatttcagatgcGCTTGCTGTATATTGTGTCATTCATCGCCAACATTTAGTTGTGAGAAACCTGAGTCAACACTTGCATACATCACTGCAGTGTGTTATCAGAGCAGTTACTAAAATCAGAAGCAAGTTACTAAATGACAGATTATTTAGTCAGCTTTGCTTGCCAGTGATTCAGATTTCAACCACTTGCTGTTTCATACAGAAATGCACTGGCTATCAAAAAGTACTTGTCTGA